Proteins from a single region of Murdochiella vaginalis:
- a CDS encoding prealbumin-like fold domain-containing protein, translating into MKSTIGKRVMALALAFLMVLELVPGLLPYEEGNIVYADEAGSTGAVRPALMPTEDEKEQKSDADKTDRSLLNNLVQPFLNNTVVTPQSSDISAQSQNVKEEATPQIDDLRLTPLHYVENKDGSSLCETALSFSWSIPKTAVAGTEVSLTLPEELTQNYYIKKGQEEYPLGQIKDQSGQALFDLFFQFTEAQPQEEAFKEAQGFTSANILFRLTPYGEKAASQSETGLSGQGLIGEELNPETLARIDDQKLSAGLKYNEPVYRGFTYHDEWHDAHPADREQQKTLTFTIQSQQQKKTVSTPLVIKKSRALDEWRSRYPLSYTLQENQATLHMNLNGRLIIPETVVAATVEKNAIAASQEQKQEATKSEDGKPQSFVPRYAVISLTGIKPAQSALTLYTIQDGKARQIFPAEGADFVVSTDTGFALDVPKLQTALQKNADAQAKEKIKTIYYTLQAVKADQQPTLLQTAFYGLDPLAATSPQNGKETEPKDSILHTDYAVASLASQATEVTNALDSTYNTTINFLSAEALSIQEQERKALFTAADQETLSLPAFTEWIKNSTNARAQRAADKKAILKKVNSTERLLASPQRAPLKPGDHGSTSKRFPIEIEYATHQYVWHVSGTQWDTSFEKDKMVWDIQLDIDDLQAATLNFTQLSYSLYASKNQGLKDFKVSFASTKEGLKAPGQGQPFNSDATMALFDTTENKASLSNKRWIRVSASFDTATKTLDGKTVPQNPQNGQYTLGLRVSPDKNYIWEARQEFIEAYKKLTKIPLVITWIQGLNKTDKFNKGFNLVDARFASAVAVGDREYESRFYADKTRSITGKFVGTNSGSSQPKWEVIELLRLKDQSDSAINDAQFTKAGGSVSANGTLQSVVAYVPKKSTDVTVGGYDRYELADKTATGISDWLKTNQLPGTFLVYTFAADPGTVYEENAISINFQSKWDDEQGTTGGQKSGSIREYTPQEKNADYYALAAKVNDWSPDNPKGIYSYGGSSMQIDKTGELAFCFNKAKIFPQSQFGRLGLTQNVVTGDSILNALADPGAFERSGALTLLKKIFFYAEEMKREYQKQYGKQMNTLFYYTVVQHLIWYSSRDNYSLGEFYRDTGLIKAVHDHWFGDAHYDSRVEDSPSTTAGHYAEGKTVTKDGRTYIDVYHATYQVESNILNKMQNGNWTQDKEDSVRIRAYTHAELDKFQSLVTGDVPVPVDFAKVDQDNKGLAGATFAIYDASGNLRKTWTSQVDQNGNLVREPLYLRPGKYVLKELTVPQGRQSIGEVPFEIDFKQEFHWAKTDADFGVEVNRKVIDNEIYSLLINGQKIPYAKDGSIPLVYPNKGIGASGAAALADENMGLVVKNIPDNTAELTFTKTGLEGRVIDGAVFQLVSNDGTSSKNPTYDKRSAGTKGEFRFIGLTDTVGGYTLTEIAPPAGYEMPQPNSWQVTVTKKDPNSPDSKLQATIEGIPFSSNSTQVIPNEPKKTDLKFRKVDEKDSNKGLEGAVFELVQTKGGNYSKQATSDAGMVSNPNYVEGSSDPATKYKEIHDPAKVGFFTFTDLTIGEYTLTERSAPNGYLPNTTTTWRVVVTEQNGQLVTTVYEKKSGTETVIAPDQVLAAYLLTNKQETTSIKLRKYKGEKTPLTLFTSTELTNGKGGKPVAFKLTETNYYGNPLPGAQPRVLALKTDANGDAYFDLSDLHSGGYYVLEEINSPQNYGPAPSANPNDPNAGNLPKLVWNLKVITDANTGKLKVLVAHPDNATVIDPDNQLNGIKNFPDNSKKGRLVARKVGQSIPTSGQVQHTVGIGRAHIRLYDLETVAANQYKRKLNAGGYPIYQERLSAGGVVGGNDDERGWAVFENLDPGSYELVEHMSPAGYKKTENTWLVTVEADGSTTWRRIDGGMKYDPTTKICDLTNVINQPGGTGAQGVELQAPADSPLGQKVQNHHTEVKRDQGTEEKYTVTAKMTGNTGTNYVPKSYRYILALDRRTTPQKQEQNNALFDAKIKEFLTNLKAKAAASKDTVEIAVLNYGYRYSGDGLPLDKIPYVDPDLVMGSSMTFAPLNGATDIDAFFTTKVKPRQKKNTLLNWKQTGYESLKDNLSVNHFGRASDADHINIFVNIDNRTFSPDQTPVSEGIKGFNTAMSRLIGQGVDVWYLHMDYVAQDSNEFSFFTKYLQANHLTWQKYTMSTARFDTEPALDTFLSKIVNLIPDPPVQKPQVEKGIYTVQVKDGFLLDGTPTISPATYATGVTVAADHKSFTVNTLTLPAGKDFTITYTLKRDTNVTLGQDYHEMYTASLTPTPTEDPIAIAGAKYHPAPDTGSGTVELFNTDEDLSRIPLRVTKVDKYGRVKSQAQFRLWKDMSKKVAYENYQNYDVEYDAIAAATGEPGDYYFRELTPGEYVLEELKTPDGFQPPVDEHGQPMHWTIKVTQYKDTDGKVKLQVHLPGDGPQFTPPAGIGAIPSAKYLVAVPDDGRTPPARPDAPYQTIREAQITNYPKTADIAFQKRDAEGTNTLPGAEFTLTGWITQRGANGELLSPIPYKDANGNTTVTVKSDDNGVVFSGLPEGSYVITEVKAPDGYQLPPGTKNMWNVKVSWNKTTGELVPVWEGSGATVNGVPLGDYTKTPAGEIRISNQKARIALHLEKVKASNGDALYTSGFLLAKIDDKGKPTGEYYIEQKKTTDNTYVFTNLTAGRYRLTETVVPNGYLQPQPWYFEVVADPNTGALGFKSDLSSGHSDYQVVYANGTTASSGAEVHYGEKDKVRIKNYQPTSFEFRKVNQSTKSIVGAEFRLIKTKTAADEALGYDATTRATFKYVDGNPKNIADNNKASYTGHGYYRELKGDRYVFAFDQLSEGTYELTEIKLPNGAMKPNLNSGTGNLPTWTIVVERGEKGLVVKKTGSNITPGQTGVVIGKDNFVIPSETATYPTEIKPGALLYNRLTKTSFGFAKVSEDDPTNFVAGAEFTLQKYDKNPQMNSAAQLIGPVLHPEGYYLADGTTLSKKPIIDFRFKDLEAGWYRLTETAPPKGYLQPKKAGTDDNWWTLVHIDSDLNISMPELVQFYANGQNKGKFHPYIRFEYPEDKSGPMHIVNYLDMKLKIKKLDGNGQLINKDWPKSDNTGKSRILKLQLDPAVGNPNKVPKALADALASIDLTKQTDDGFSFDLPYPMDGKYILTEVTAPEGYIRTFNRYTLSIDRKAGKVTLKAIKNAGDKDQLYNGQDLTTKPAILWERQYNADPTSMALELRNPKAEYPDSGGIGTRLFVISGLALSLTALVGLAYRRRKRKREGGLLC; encoded by the coding sequence ATGAAGAGCACAATAGGCAAGAGGGTCATGGCATTGGCCTTAGCCTTTCTGATGGTATTAGAATTAGTTCCGGGTTTACTTCCTTATGAGGAAGGCAATATTGTCTATGCCGATGAAGCGGGATCTACAGGCGCCGTGCGCCCAGCTCTGATGCCGACAGAAGACGAAAAGGAACAAAAATCGGATGCAGATAAAACCGATCGGTCCTTGTTAAACAACCTTGTTCAGCCCTTTTTAAACAATACTGTCGTTACGCCACAAAGCTCAGATATATCGGCGCAGTCACAAAATGTCAAAGAAGAGGCTACACCACAAATTGACGATCTTCGCTTAACGCCTCTTCATTATGTCGAAAATAAAGATGGCAGTTCTCTTTGTGAAACAGCGCTTTCGTTCTCTTGGAGCATTCCCAAAACGGCCGTTGCCGGAACCGAAGTATCGTTAACGTTGCCCGAAGAACTTACGCAAAACTACTATATAAAGAAAGGTCAAGAAGAGTACCCTCTGGGGCAAATTAAAGACCAGAGCGGGCAAGCCCTTTTTGATTTGTTTTTCCAGTTTACAGAGGCACAACCTCAAGAGGAAGCCTTCAAAGAAGCGCAAGGATTTACCAGTGCCAACATTCTTTTTCGTTTGACGCCTTATGGCGAAAAAGCAGCAAGTCAAAGCGAAACGGGTTTAAGCGGACAGGGGCTCATTGGTGAAGAATTGAATCCCGAAACGCTGGCTCGCATAGACGATCAAAAGCTTTCAGCAGGCTTAAAGTATAACGAACCGGTATACCGTGGCTTTACGTATCATGACGAATGGCATGATGCACATCCTGCCGATCGCGAACAACAGAAAACACTCACCTTCACGATTCAATCACAGCAACAAAAGAAGACGGTTTCGACGCCACTTGTGATCAAGAAAAGCCGTGCTCTCGACGAATGGCGGTCTCGTTATCCCTTGTCCTATACGCTTCAAGAAAATCAAGCAACGTTACATATGAATCTTAACGGACGGCTTATCATTCCGGAAACCGTAGTTGCGGCGACTGTCGAGAAGAACGCGATTGCTGCTTCACAGGAGCAAAAACAGGAAGCGACAAAGAGCGAAGATGGAAAACCGCAGTCTTTTGTGCCGCGGTATGCTGTTATTTCCTTGACGGGCATAAAACCGGCACAATCGGCGCTAACGCTGTATACAATCCAGGATGGAAAAGCAAGACAAATTTTCCCCGCTGAAGGCGCAGATTTCGTAGTATCAACCGACACCGGTTTTGCTTTGGATGTGCCGAAGCTACAGACAGCTCTGCAAAAAAACGCAGATGCACAGGCCAAAGAAAAAATCAAAACGATTTACTATACGTTGCAAGCAGTCAAAGCGGATCAACAGCCGACGTTGCTACAGACTGCGTTTTACGGATTGGATCCTTTGGCGGCTACGAGTCCGCAAAACGGGAAAGAAACCGAGCCCAAGGACAGCATCCTACATACGGATTATGCTGTGGCTTCTTTGGCAAGTCAGGCAACCGAAGTTACGAATGCACTCGATAGCACTTACAATACAACAATCAACTTCTTGTCCGCAGAGGCTCTTTCTATTCAGGAACAGGAGCGTAAGGCACTCTTCACGGCGGCGGATCAGGAGACTTTAAGCCTTCCCGCCTTTACGGAGTGGATAAAAAATAGCACGAATGCGCGCGCACAACGTGCCGCGGATAAAAAAGCAATACTGAAAAAAGTGAACAGTACCGAGCGGCTGCTTGCTTCCCCTCAGCGTGCACCGCTTAAACCGGGGGATCATGGTTCTACCAGCAAGAGATTTCCGATTGAAATCGAATACGCCACACACCAATACGTTTGGCATGTCAGCGGCACGCAGTGGGACACCAGCTTTGAGAAAGATAAAATGGTCTGGGATATTCAGCTGGATATTGACGACCTGCAAGCAGCGACTCTTAATTTTACGCAGCTTTCTTACAGCCTCTACGCATCTAAGAATCAGGGGCTAAAGGATTTCAAGGTGAGCTTTGCCTCGACCAAGGAGGGCCTGAAAGCTCCAGGGCAAGGACAGCCTTTCAACTCGGATGCCACAATGGCTCTCTTTGACACCACGGAGAATAAGGCTTCTTTGTCCAATAAGCGCTGGATTCGTGTCAGCGCCTCCTTTGATACGGCCACAAAAACCTTAGACGGCAAAACCGTTCCACAGAATCCGCAGAATGGCCAGTACACTCTGGGTCTGCGCGTTTCGCCGGATAAAAACTATATCTGGGAAGCACGGCAGGAATTTATTGAGGCGTACAAAAAACTGACAAAAATTCCTCTGGTTATCACTTGGATTCAAGGGTTAAATAAAACAGATAAGTTTAATAAAGGGTTTAACTTGGTTGACGCACGTTTTGCTTCGGCGGTAGCTGTCGGTGATCGCGAATACGAAAGCCGATTCTATGCGGATAAAACGCGCTCCATTACGGGAAAATTTGTTGGAACCAACAGTGGTTCTTCTCAACCGAAATGGGAAGTGATTGAATTGCTTCGCCTGAAGGATCAGTCCGATTCTGCCATCAATGATGCTCAATTTACGAAGGCAGGCGGTTCGGTTTCCGCAAACGGAACATTGCAATCTGTGGTCGCCTATGTGCCGAAAAAATCGACCGATGTGACGGTGGGCGGCTATGACCGATACGAGCTGGCCGATAAGACCGCCACGGGTATTAGTGATTGGCTAAAAACGAACCAATTGCCAGGCACCTTCTTGGTCTATACCTTTGCCGCGGATCCTGGTACTGTCTACGAAGAAAACGCCATCAGCATTAACTTCCAGTCAAAATGGGACGATGAACAGGGCACCACCGGTGGACAAAAGTCGGGCAGCATCCGCGAATACACTCCGCAGGAGAAGAATGCGGACTATTATGCTTTGGCTGCTAAAGTGAATGATTGGTCCCCGGATAATCCAAAGGGAATATACAGCTATGGCGGCAGCTCGATGCAGATTGACAAGACCGGTGAATTGGCTTTCTGCTTTAACAAAGCAAAAATCTTCCCCCAGTCCCAGTTTGGCCGATTGGGTCTGACCCAAAACGTTGTAACAGGGGATAGTATCTTGAACGCTCTTGCTGACCCTGGCGCGTTTGAGCGAAGCGGAGCACTGACTTTGCTTAAAAAAATCTTCTTCTATGCGGAAGAGATGAAAAGAGAGTACCAAAAGCAGTATGGAAAACAGATGAACACGCTCTTCTACTATACGGTAGTACAGCATCTCATTTGGTATAGTTCGAGAGATAACTATAGTCTAGGCGAATTTTATCGTGACACTGGTTTGATTAAAGCGGTTCATGATCATTGGTTTGGCGATGCGCACTATGATTCCCGCGTGGAAGATTCCCCATCGACGACGGCGGGGCATTACGCCGAGGGTAAGACCGTTACGAAAGATGGTCGGACCTATATAGATGTGTATCATGCGACCTATCAAGTCGAAAGCAATATCTTGAATAAGATGCAGAACGGAAACTGGACGCAGGATAAAGAAGACAGCGTCCGGATCCGTGCTTATACCCATGCGGAGCTTGATAAGTTTCAGTCCTTGGTTACCGGCGATGTTCCTGTGCCCGTGGATTTTGCGAAAGTGGATCAGGACAACAAGGGCTTGGCGGGCGCAACCTTTGCCATTTATGATGCCTCCGGCAATCTCCGCAAAACGTGGACCAGTCAGGTTGACCAAAATGGGAATCTGGTTCGGGAGCCCCTTTATCTACGACCGGGAAAGTATGTTCTCAAAGAGCTCACTGTGCCGCAGGGGCGGCAGTCCATTGGCGAAGTACCTTTTGAAATTGACTTCAAACAGGAGTTTCATTGGGCAAAAACGGATGCGGATTTCGGTGTTGAAGTGAACCGTAAGGTGATTGATAACGAAATCTACAGCTTACTCATTAACGGCCAAAAAATCCCCTACGCCAAGGATGGATCGATTCCCTTGGTGTATCCAAACAAAGGGATAGGAGCGAGTGGTGCGGCTGCGCTGGCGGATGAAAACATGGGCCTTGTGGTCAAGAACATCCCCGACAATACCGCGGAATTGACGTTTACAAAGACAGGCCTTGAGGGTCGTGTGATCGACGGTGCTGTCTTCCAACTCGTTTCCAACGATGGTACAAGCAGCAAGAATCCAACGTATGACAAGCGGTCTGCGGGAACAAAGGGTGAATTCCGTTTCATCGGCTTAACGGATACGGTCGGCGGCTATACTTTGACGGAAATTGCTCCACCAGCAGGCTACGAAATGCCGCAACCCAACAGCTGGCAAGTAACGGTCACTAAAAAGGATCCCAATAGCCCCGATTCTAAGCTACAGGCTACAATCGAGGGAATTCCTTTTTCATCGAATTCGACGCAGGTGATCCCTAACGAGCCGAAGAAGACGGATTTAAAGTTCCGCAAGGTGGATGAGAAGGATTCAAACAAGGGCCTGGAAGGAGCCGTTTTTGAACTGGTTCAGACCAAGGGCGGAAACTACTCAAAGCAGGCTACTTCGGATGCGGGAATGGTTTCGAATCCGAATTATGTTGAAGGATCAAGCGATCCGGCGACAAAGTATAAAGAGATTCATGACCCGGCCAAAGTGGGTTTCTTTACCTTTACAGACCTCACCATTGGTGAGTATACGTTAACCGAACGCTCAGCGCCAAACGGCTATCTTCCGAACACCACAACAACGTGGCGCGTGGTCGTGACCGAACAAAACGGTCAATTGGTCACAACCGTCTATGAAAAGAAAAGCGGCACGGAGACCGTCATTGCGCCGGATCAAGTGCTTGCAGCGTATCTTCTGACCAACAAGCAAGAAACCACAAGCATCAAGCTGCGTAAGTATAAAGGGGAAAAGACTCCTCTTACCCTCTTCACATCGACCGAATTGACAAATGGAAAGGGCGGCAAGCCGGTTGCGTTTAAACTGACAGAAACCAATTACTATGGCAACCCTCTGCCCGGCGCCCAACCTCGGGTTTTGGCATTAAAGACGGATGCCAACGGAGACGCCTATTTTGACCTGAGCGATCTTCATTCCGGCGGCTACTATGTGTTGGAAGAGATCAATTCGCCGCAAAACTACGGGCCGGCACCAAGTGCTAATCCGAATGATCCGAATGCGGGTAATCTTCCTAAGCTCGTCTGGAATCTCAAGGTCATCACGGATGCCAACACCGGAAAGCTGAAAGTGTTGGTGGCCCATCCGGATAATGCGACCGTGATTGATCCGGACAACCAATTAAATGGCATTAAAAACTTCCCGGACAACTCCAAGAAGGGACGTCTTGTCGCACGAAAGGTTGGCCAGAGTATTCCCACATCCGGGCAAGTGCAGCATACGGTTGGTATCGGCCGAGCCCACATTCGTCTGTATGATCTGGAGACTGTAGCCGCCAATCAGTACAAACGGAAACTGAATGCCGGCGGCTACCCGATTTATCAGGAACGGCTATCAGCCGGCGGTGTTGTGGGCGGAAATGATGATGAGAGAGGCTGGGCTGTCTTTGAAAACCTGGACCCCGGTTCATATGAGCTGGTGGAGCACATGTCACCGGCCGGTTATAAGAAAACGGAGAACACCTGGCTTGTAACGGTGGAGGCGGATGGATCAACCACCTGGAGACGCATCGATGGTGGGATGAAGTATGATCCAACGACCAAGATCTGTGATTTGACCAATGTGATAAATCAGCCGGGCGGGACGGGCGCCCAGGGAGTGGAATTGCAAGCACCAGCAGACTCGCCCTTAGGTCAGAAAGTCCAGAACCACCATACCGAGGTGAAACGAGACCAAGGCACAGAGGAAAAGTACACGGTTACGGCCAAGATGACAGGAAACACCGGCACCAACTACGTTCCCAAGTCCTACCGCTATATCTTGGCTTTAGACCGGCGGACCACGCCACAAAAACAAGAGCAGAATAATGCCCTTTTTGATGCCAAGATTAAGGAATTCTTGACTAATCTTAAGGCTAAAGCCGCCGCATCGAAGGACACCGTTGAAATCGCGGTCTTGAACTATGGTTACCGTTATAGCGGGGATGGGTTGCCGTTGGACAAGATCCCCTATGTGGATCCCGATTTGGTGATGGGCAGCTCAATGACCTTCGCTCCGCTTAATGGAGCGACCGATATTGATGCTTTCTTCACCACTAAGGTGAAACCGCGGCAAAAGAAAAATACTTTACTCAACTGGAAACAAACCGGCTATGAGTCGCTGAAAGACAACTTGAGTGTCAACCATTTTGGCCGGGCTTCCGACGCCGATCATATCAATATTTTTGTGAATATTGATAACCGGACTTTTTCGCCGGATCAAACGCCGGTTTCCGAAGGCATTAAGGGCTTTAATACCGCTATGTCCCGCCTGATTGGCCAAGGGGTGGATGTCTGGTACCTCCACATGGATTACGTAGCTCAAGATAGTAACGAGTTCTCGTTTTTTACCAAATATCTGCAAGCCAACCACCTCACCTGGCAGAAGTACACGATGAGCACGGCCCGCTTCGATACAGAACCGGCTCTAGATACCTTCTTAAGTAAAATCGTCAATCTCATTCCCGATCCTCCAGTCCAAAAGCCGCAGGTAGAGAAGGGCATCTATACGGTTCAGGTAAAAGACGGTTTCCTTCTGGACGGCACGCCGACGATATCTCCGGCGACGTATGCCACCGGTGTGACGGTTGCTGCGGATCACAAGAGTTTCACGGTCAATACTTTGACCCTTCCCGCCGGAAAGGACTTTACGATCACCTATACCTTGAAACGGGATACCAACGTCACCCTGGGCCAAGATTACCACGAAATGTATACGGCTTCGCTTACGCCTACGCCGACAGAGGATCCGATTGCTATTGCTGGGGCCAAATATCATCCGGCACCGGACACCGGGTCCGGAACGGTGGAACTCTTTAACACGGATGAAGACCTTTCGCGTATTCCTTTGCGCGTGACGAAGGTGGATAAGTACGGGCGTGTGAAGAGCCAGGCTCAGTTCCGCCTTTGGAAGGACATGTCGAAAAAGGTCGCTTATGAGAACTACCAGAACTACGACGTGGAATATGATGCCATTGCGGCGGCTACCGGGGAACCCGGAGACTACTACTTCCGCGAGTTGACGCCGGGCGAATATGTCCTGGAAGAGCTGAAGACCCCGGATGGTTTCCAGCCGCCGGTGGACGAACATGGCCAGCCCATGCACTGGACCATCAAGGTCACTCAGTATAAGGATACCGATGGAAAGGTTAAGCTCCAGGTCCACCTGCCGGGTGATGGACCGCAGTTCACTCCTCCTGCAGGGATTGGCGCCATTCCTTCGGCTAAGTATCTGGTAGCCGTACCTGACGATGGGCGTACCCCGCCGGCTCGTCCGGATGCGCCGTACCAGACGATTCGCGAAGCACAGATCACCAACTATCCCAAGACGGCAGACATCGCCTTCCAGAAGCGCGACGCAGAGGGGACGAATACGCTGCCGGGCGCAGAATTCACCCTGACAGGCTGGATTACCCAGAGGGGCGCCAACGGAGAGCTTTTGTCTCCGATACCGTACAAGGATGCGAATGGAAATACCACCGTTACGGTGAAAAGTGATGACAATGGGGTGGTCTTCTCCGGTCTTCCTGAAGGATCGTACGTCATTACAGAAGTGAAGGCACCCGACGGCTATCAGCTGCCACCCGGAACAAAAAACATGTGGAATGTCAAGGTGAGCTGGAACAAGACTACCGGCGAATTGGTGCCGGTATGGGAAGGCTCCGGCGCAACCGTTAACGGGGTGCCCTTGGGCGACTATACGAAGACGCCGGCGGGAGAAATCCGTATCAGCAATCAAAAGGCGCGTATCGCTTTACACCTCGAAAAGGTAAAAGCGAGCAACGGCGATGCTCTGTACACCTCGGGCTTTTTACTGGCTAAAATTGATGACAAAGGAAAACCGACGGGCGAATACTACATTGAGCAGAAGAAGACAACAGATAACACCTATGTCTTTACAAACCTGACGGCGGGGCGTTATCGGTTGACCGAAACTGTCGTGCCGAACGGCTATCTGCAACCGCAACCTTGGTATTTCGAGGTGGTGGCCGATCCGAACACCGGAGCACTTGGCTTTAAGTCCGATTTGTCTTCAGGGCACAGCGATTATCAGGTGGTCTATGCCAATGGAACCACGGCTTCATCTGGTGCTGAAGTGCACTATGGTGAGAAGGACAAGGTGCGAATTAAGAACTATCAGCCGACGAGCTTTGAATTCCGCAAGGTAAACCAGTCGACGAAGAGTATCGTTGGCGCGGAATTCCGACTCATCAAGACCAAAACTGCGGCGGATGAGGCGTTAGGCTACGATGCGACAACACGGGCTACCTTCAAGTATGTGGACGGCAATCCCAAAAATATCGCGGACAACAATAAAGCCAGCTATACGGGCCACGGTTATTATCGGGAATTAAAGGGTGATCGCTATGTGTTCGCATTTGACCAACTCAGTGAAGGCACGTATGAGCTGACGGAGATCAAGCTGCCGAACGGTGCCATGAAGCCGAACTTGAATTCGGGGACGGGTAACTTGCCGACTTGGACGATCGTCGTGGAGCGAGGCGAAAAAGGGCTGGTTGTGAAAAAGACCGGCTCGAACATCACGCCGGGACAAACCGGCGTAGTGATTGGGAAGGATAACTTTGTAATTCCTTCCGAAACAGCAACGTATCCCACAGAGATCAAGCCGGGGGCGTTGCTGTACAATCGCCTCACCAAAACAAGCTTTGGTTTTGCCAAGGTGAGCGAGGACGATCCGACCAACTTTGTTGCCGGCGCGGAGTTTACCCTCCAGAAATATGATAAGAATCCGCAGATGAATTCGGCGGCGCAATTAATAGGACCTGTTCTGCATCCGGAAGGCTATTATCTGGCGGATGGAACGACTCTATCCAAAAAACCCATTATTGATTTCCGGTTTAAGGATTTGGAGGCCGGCTGGTATCGTCTGACGGAAACCGCTCCGCCAAAAGGCTATCTACAGCCCAAGAAGGCGGGAACCGATGATAACTGGTGGACGCTGGTTCATATCGACTCCGACTTGAACATCTCTATGCCGGAATTGGTCCAGTTCTATGCCAACGGGCAGAACAAGGGAAAGTTCCACCCCTACATTCGCTTCGAATATCCAGAAGACAAATCGGGTCCGATGCACATCGTCAACTATCTGGACATGAAGTTGAAGATCAAGAAGCTGGATGGAAATGGCCAGTTGATTAATAAGGATTGGCCGAAGTCGGATAATACAGGCAAGAGCAGGATATTGAAATTGCAGCTGGATCCGGCAGTAGGTAATCCGAACAAGGTGCCAAAGGCGCTGGCCGACGCGTTAGCGAGCATTGATCTGACGAAGCAAACGGACGACGGCTTCTCGTTTGATCTTCCCTATCCGATGGATGGTAAGTATATTCTGACCGAGGTAACGGCGCCGGAAGGCTATATTCGCACCTTTAACCGTTATACTCTCTCGATTGACCGAAAAGCGGGGAAGGTCACCTTAAAGGCCATTAAGAACGCTGGAGATAAGGATCAGTTGTACAACGGTCAGGATTTGACCACAAAACCTGCGATTCTTTGGGAACGGCAGTATAATGCCGATCCGACGAGTATGGCGTTAGAGTTGCGCAATCCCAAGGCGGAGTACCCCGATTCCGGCGGAATCGGAACGAGACTCTTCGTAATAAGCGGCCTCGCCCTGAGCCTGACAGCCTTGGTGGGTCTGGCATATCGTCGAAGAAAGAGAAAAAGAGAAGGAGGTCTCCTATGTTGA
- a CDS encoding SPFH domain-containing protein has product MNTKEKDPQTTPSSQATQNPNAERLPQPPHDPTITPRRVTRKVSGLVPILCGLLFIASIPLFVFGGILLDAEKPQGGILMILAVADLLFSILLMIAIKSVKPNEAAVFTLFGNYYGTIDQPGLYLLNPFVSSVSDPSRKSGTEKKSKDGAEQTIDIGIPTGRLSLKVKTLNNERQKVNDLLGNPVILETVVFWRIVDPTKAVFNVDNYFEFLSTQCDSVVRNIARLYPYDNLEFDDVADSEKTLMGSSQVIADEMQRALQEKMHVAGIFIEDVRISHLAYAEEIAAAMLQRQQASAVVSARSKIVDGAVGMVEMALAQLDEKHLVSLDEERKAQMVSNLLVVLCASKEVAPVVNSGSIY; this is encoded by the coding sequence ATGAATACGAAAGAAAAAGATCCCCAGACAACCCCCTCCTCACAAGCCACACAAAATCCAAATGCAGAGCGTTTACCACAGCCTCCGCACGATCCGACGATTACGCCGCGTCGTGTAACGCGCAAAGTCAGCGGACTGGTTCCCATTCTTTGCGGCTTGCTGTTCATCGCATCCATCCCTCTCTTTGTGTTTGGCGGCATCCTTCTGGATGCGGAAAAGCCGCAGGGTGGAATCCTGATGATCTTGGCTGTAGCCGACTTGCTCTTTTCGATTCTGCTGATGATCGCCATTAAGAGCGTCAAGCCCAATGAAGCCGCGGTTTTCACGCTGTTCGGCAATTACTACGGCACCATTGACCAGCCGGGGCTGTATTTGCTCAATCCCTTTGTTTCCAGCGTCTCGGATCCCTCCCGAAAGAGTGGGACGGAGAAAAAAAGCAAGGATGGCGCAGAACAGACTATTGACATCGGTATTCCGACCGGCCGTCTGTCCCTCAAGGTAAAGACCTTGAATAATGAACGGCAAAAAGTCAACGATCTGTTGGGCAATCCGGTCATCCTCGAAACGGTGGTGTTTTGGCGCATTGTGGATCCGACGAAAGCCGTCTTTAACGTGGACAACTACTTTGAGTTTCTCTCGACACAGTGCGATTCCGTCGTGCGCAACATCGCACGTCTGTATCCCTACGATAATTTGGAATTTGATGATGTTGCGGACAGTGAAAAGACCTTGATGGGTTCTTCCCAAGTCATTGCGGATGAAATGCAGCGTGCCTTGCAGGAGAAAATGCACGTTGCCGGCATCTTCATTGAAGATGTGCGTATCTCGCATCTTGCCTATGCGGAAGAGATTGCGGCCGCCATGTTGCAGCGCCAGCAAGCCTCCGCTGTCGTCTCGGCGCGCAGCAAGATCGTGGATGGCGCCGTCGGCATGGTGGAAATGGCCCTGGCCCAGTTGGATGAAAAGCATCTCGTTTCTCTGGATGAAGAGCGTAAAGCGCAGATGGTTTCGAATCTGCTCGTCGTCCTCTGTGCTTCCAAAGAGGTCGCTCCCGTCGTGAACAGCGGATCGATCTACTGA